Proteins encoded together in one Impatiens glandulifera chromosome 1, dImpGla2.1, whole genome shotgun sequence window:
- the LOC124920730 gene encoding WD repeat-containing protein 20-like — protein sequence MGSNPIARWHICRASINAIAFSADGKYLATVGRDGYLRVFDYHNELLFCGGKSYYGALLCCAWSADGKYILTGGEDDLVQVWSIEDRKIVAWGEGHNSWVSGVYFDSYQLAPTPEVDMETNVVYRFGSVGQVCFYCLCLAYINCESKLLNGLFILNTLEQDAQLLLWDLAMEEIVVPVRRCVPGGLPHSALGANRLTGTTQCQLAPSCQLQE from the exons ATGGgg AGTAATCCTATTGCACGATGGCACATTTGTCGAGCTTCCATCAATGCTATTGCCTTCTCCGCTGATGGAAAATACTTGGCAACTGTTGGGAGAGATG GTTACTTGCGAGTTTTTGACTACCACAATGAACTCCTGTTTTGTGGTGGAAAAAGCTATTATGGTGCCCTTCTATGTTGCGCCTGGAG TGCTGATGGAAAATATATCTTGACCGGCGGTGAAGACGATCTAGTTCAAGTTTGGAGTATCGAAGATAGGAAAATAGTTGCATGGGGAGAAGGGCACAACTCATGG GTGAGTGGAGTGTATTTTGATTCATACCAGTTAGCTCCAACTCCAGAAGTCGACATGGAAACGAATGTGGTTTACCGTTTCGGTTCAGTTGGTCAGGTGTGTTTTTACTGTTTATGTTTAGCATATATTAATTGTGAATCAAAATTGTTGAATGGTCTGTTTATTTTGAATACACTTGAGCAGGACGCCCAGTTACTTCTATGGGATCTCGCGATGGAGGAGATTGTAGTTCCAGTTCGAAGATGCGTGCCAGGTGGTCTCCCACATTCAGCGTTGGGAGCCAATCGTCTCACTGGGACAACACAGTGCCAGCTGGCTCCCTCATGTCAGCTCCAAGAATGA